In Prochlorococcus marinus str. MIT 1214, one DNA window encodes the following:
- the cbiE gene encoding precorrin-6y C5,15-methyltransferase (decarboxylating) subunit CbiE encodes MLKESKQIHVIGIDTSSVESFFESKKKQIFTAERITGPKRILDSFKTWLKHKNIKNHKFEFIATDKLNDFIDSLRKEEKKTIVFSGGDPLWFGIGRLLIQNFPLSKLYFEPAATSFQLAFSRLGKPWQDTKWISLHGRDSLLFEKAIKKLPSSLVVLTDSNRGGAKEVYQLLHSIGLERKYEFWTFERLGYKNERIVKINSFEDFPTDIDPLHLVILFEKVEPPIKSKDLPLFGIEDSVFLQNSDCPGLMTKREIRVQLLAELNLPKQGVIWDIGSGVGSIGLEALRISPNLKLVSIDKRVGSKNIIEENSRRTGVTPSLIIEDDALNIFKQNKIAPNLLHPHRVIIGGGGSNSHLIVEEVLKLINSPCILVIPLISLKSIPRLESILKPKVHKLSISQHQSYRGVSIGEDIRLSPLNPVFILKGEIQ; translated from the coding sequence ATGCTTAAGGAGTCAAAGCAGATACACGTAATAGGAATTGATACTTCAAGTGTTGAAAGTTTTTTTGAATCTAAAAAAAAACAAATTTTTACAGCCGAAAGAATCACTGGTCCAAAAAGAATTTTAGATTCATTCAAAACCTGGTTAAAGCATAAAAATATAAAAAATCATAAGTTTGAATTCATTGCAACTGACAAACTAAATGACTTCATAGACTCATTAAGAAAGGAAGAGAAAAAAACAATTGTGTTTTCTGGCGGTGATCCTCTTTGGTTTGGAATTGGTAGATTATTAATTCAAAACTTTCCTTTATCAAAACTTTATTTTGAGCCTGCCGCTACATCTTTTCAACTGGCTTTTTCCAGACTTGGAAAACCTTGGCAAGATACAAAATGGATCAGTCTTCATGGAAGAGACTCTCTTCTATTTGAAAAAGCAATTAAAAAGCTTCCTTCTTCGCTTGTTGTTTTAACTGATTCAAATAGAGGGGGTGCGAAAGAGGTTTATCAATTACTTCATTCAATCGGGCTTGAGAGGAAATATGAATTTTGGACTTTTGAAAGACTTGGATATAAAAATGAAAGAATCGTAAAAATTAATTCATTTGAGGATTTTCCAACGGATATTGATCCATTGCATCTTGTTATTCTTTTTGAAAAAGTAGAGCCGCCAATAAAATCAAAAGATTTACCCTTATTTGGAATTGAGGATTCGGTTTTTCTTCAAAATTCAGACTGCCCTGGTTTAATGACAAAAAGAGAAATTAGAGTTCAACTTCTTGCAGAGCTTAATCTCCCAAAGCAAGGAGTGATATGGGACATAGGTAGTGGCGTTGGGAGTATAGGTTTGGAAGCATTAAGGATATCTCCAAATCTAAAATTAGTATCTATTGACAAAAGAGTTGGAAGTAAAAATATAATTGAAGAAAACTCAAGAAGAACTGGTGTTACTCCATCTTTGATAATTGAAGATGACGCATTAAATATATTCAAACAAAATAAAATAGCACCTAATCTTTTACACCCACACAGAGTTATTATAGGAGGTGGTGGGTCAAACTCACATTTAATTGTTGAAGAAGTATTGAAGCTAATTAACAGTCCCTGTATATTAGTAATACCATTGATTTCATTAAAATCTATACCTAGGCTAGAGTCAATTTTAAAACCAAAAGTTCACAAGTTATCTATTAGTCAACATCAATCATATAGAGGTGTAAGTATTGGAGAAGATATAAGATTATCTCCTCTAAATCCTGTATTTATTTTGAAAGGTGAAATTCAATAA
- a CDS encoding NAD(+) kinase yields MPRVGLIVNDGKELAVKTAKTFQNKLEDSGFDVVRVSSAGGLLGFTNPDQYMSSQGYNSCIPDGFDSSISFAVVLGGDGTVLSAARQTAPLGIPILTVNTGHLGFLAEAYLSDIDKIFRHLVARQWNIEERTSLVVSVMRGDQCRWEALCLNEMALHREPMTSMCHFEISVGRHAPVDISADGVILSTPTGSTAYSLSAGGPVITPDCPVLQLTPVSPHSLASRALVFSNEEPVTVFPATPERLMMVVDGSAGCYVWPEDRVLIRKSDHPVKFIRLSDHEFFQVLRNKLGWGLPHVAKPDKT; encoded by the coding sequence GTGCCCCGAGTAGGACTGATCGTTAATGACGGGAAAGAGCTTGCTGTTAAGACAGCAAAAACTTTTCAAAATAAACTAGAAGATTCTGGTTTTGATGTTGTCAGAGTTAGTAGCGCAGGCGGTTTATTAGGTTTTACTAATCCTGATCAATACATGAGTTCACAAGGTTACAACTCGTGTATCCCAGATGGTTTTGATTCTTCAATTTCGTTTGCAGTTGTATTAGGAGGGGATGGAACTGTCTTGTCTGCAGCAAGACAAACTGCACCATTGGGTATACCTATACTCACTGTAAATACTGGACATTTAGGGTTCTTGGCTGAGGCGTATCTTTCAGACATAGATAAAATTTTCAGACATTTAGTTGCAAGGCAATGGAATATTGAGGAGAGAACCAGCCTAGTAGTAAGTGTTATGAGAGGTGATCAATGTAGGTGGGAAGCTCTTTGCCTTAATGAAATGGCATTACATAGAGAACCTATGACAAGTATGTGTCATTTTGAAATTTCTGTTGGTCGACATGCACCCGTCGATATTTCCGCAGATGGTGTAATCCTCTCTACTCCTACTGGCTCAACTGCTTATTCGCTAAGCGCTGGGGGTCCAGTAATTACTCCTGATTGTCCGGTTTTGCAGCTTACCCCTGTTTCTCCTCATTCATTGGCATCCAGAGCTCTTGTCTTTAGTAATGAAGAGCCTGTCACTGTTTTTCCTGCCACACCTGAAAGATTAATGATGGTAGTAGATGGTAGCGCAGGCTGTTATGTATGGCCTGAGGATAGAGTTTTAATTAGAAAAAGTGATCATCCAGTTAAGTTTATTAGACTTTCTGATCATGAGTTCTTTCAAGTTCTAAGAAATAAATTGGGTTGGGGACTACCCCATGTTGCGAAACCTGATAAAACATAA
- the pheS gene encoding phenylalanine--tRNA ligase subunit alpha, protein MSSTLSLKQLINELEILESQAAKEIASAENSESIEKLRLGFLGKKGKLSLLLGGMKTLSNEERPLIGQRANVLKTQLQELIKEKLEILKTQALNQILIKETIDVTAPPTGTSQGHRHPLITTTEQIIDLFLGLGYQVSEGPEIENDYYNFEALNIPPDHPARDMQDTFYLGGEYLLRTHTSPVQIRCLESKKPPVRIVSPGRVYRRDAVDATHSPVFHQIEVLAIDEKLDFSHLRGTVMAFLKAFFGDLPIRFRASYFPFTEPSAEVDVQWRGKWLEVMGCGMVDPAVLEELGIDPEKYSGFAAGLGVERFCMVRHGVDDIRKLYTSDLRFLEQF, encoded by the coding sequence TTGAGTTCAACATTATCCCTAAAACAGCTCATTAATGAGCTTGAGATTCTAGAAAGCCAGGCTGCAAAAGAAATTGCTTCTGCTGAAAATTCCGAATCAATAGAGAAATTAAGGTTGGGTTTCCTTGGGAAAAAAGGAAAACTCTCACTTCTATTGGGAGGGATGAAGACTCTTTCGAATGAGGAAAGACCTTTAATTGGTCAAAGAGCGAATGTTTTAAAAACTCAATTGCAAGAATTAATAAAGGAAAAGCTTGAAATTTTAAAAACTCAGGCTTTAAATCAGATACTAATAAAAGAAACTATAGATGTTACAGCGCCTCCAACAGGTACTTCTCAAGGTCATCGGCATCCTTTAATAACAACTACTGAGCAAATAATTGATCTTTTCTTAGGCCTTGGATACCAAGTTTCCGAAGGGCCTGAGATAGAGAATGATTACTACAATTTCGAGGCACTAAATATTCCACCTGACCATCCAGCAAGAGATATGCAAGATACTTTTTATTTGGGAGGAGAATACCTATTAAGAACTCATACTTCGCCTGTTCAGATTCGTTGCCTTGAAAGCAAAAAACCTCCAGTAAGAATTGTCTCTCCTGGTCGGGTTTATCGAAGAGATGCAGTTGATGCTACTCATTCGCCTGTGTTCCACCAGATTGAGGTCTTAGCAATTGATGAAAAGCTTGACTTCAGTCATTTAAGAGGAACAGTAATGGCTTTCTTAAAAGCGTTTTTTGGAGATCTTCCTATTCGATTCAGAGCTAGTTATTTCCCTTTTACAGAGCCATCAGCAGAAGTTGATGTTCAATGGAGAGGTAAATGGTTAGAAGTTATGGGTTGCGGGATGGTAGATCCAGCTGTACTAGAAGAATTAGGGATTGATCCAGAAAAATATAGTGGATTTGCTGCTGGACTGGGAGTAGAAAGATTTTGTATGGTTCGTCATGGCGTAGATGATATTAGAAAGTTATATACAAGTGATCTCAGGTTTTTAGAACAATTTTAA
- the surE gene encoding 5'/3'-nucleotidase SurE, whose amino-acid sequence MKPLRILISNDDGVFAEGIRTLAISAASRGHKVTVVCPDQERSATGHGLTLHSPIRAEKADELFGEGIKAWGCSGTPADCVKLALNELLDQKPDLILSGINHGPNLGTDIFCSGTVAAALEGTLDGIPSIAVSIACFQWKNFNFAGKLALDIAEKAIQQSWPKNLLLNLNIPPCEEKEMGDLVWTRLSIRQYEEQFIRRVDPRGNTYFWMAGEAVKDLQSAGEGPKEWPSDVSQIALCSPSLTPIQPDLFWRGDLNDLPKLI is encoded by the coding sequence ATGAAACCATTGAGAATTTTAATTAGTAATGATGATGGAGTTTTTGCAGAAGGGATAAGAACACTTGCAATATCTGCTGCGAGCAGAGGACATAAAGTTACCGTTGTTTGTCCAGATCAAGAAAGATCAGCAACAGGTCATGGGTTAACTTTACATTCTCCAATACGCGCTGAGAAAGCAGACGAATTATTTGGGGAAGGTATTAAGGCCTGGGGATGTAGTGGCACCCCCGCTGATTGCGTAAAACTCGCACTTAATGAACTTCTTGATCAAAAGCCGGACTTAATCCTTTCAGGAATTAATCATGGGCCTAATCTAGGTACAGATATTTTTTGCTCAGGAACTGTTGCTGCTGCACTTGAGGGGACTTTGGATGGAATCCCATCTATTGCAGTAAGTATTGCATGTTTTCAATGGAAAAATTTTAATTTTGCTGGAAAACTAGCCTTAGATATTGCAGAGAAAGCAATTCAACAAAGTTGGCCAAAGAACTTACTCCTAAATTTAAATATTCCCCCTTGTGAAGAAAAAGAAATGGGGGATTTGGTTTGGACAAGACTTTCAATCAGACAATACGAGGAGCAATTCATACGCCGGGTCGATCCAAGAGGGAACACCTATTTCTGGATGGCTGGGGAAGCAGTAAAAGATCTTCAATCAGCTGGAGAAGGACCTAAAGAATGGCCAAGTGATGTATCTCAAATAGCTTTATGCTCTCCATCATTAACGCCAATTCAACCTGATCTTTTTTGGAGAGGAGATTTGAATGATTTGCCAAAATTAATATAA
- a CDS encoding DUF3611 family protein codes for MADQRDFKLLSLGMRRIGWIRFWIQTILGVVVVGVLLFNNAASLAKESESRLGLAPGLSLTTLSFILLLFSLWQGWLIVKTGRALDSEARPSRGETSRLLKRGLIADLLGLVFASIGYQSLAGALFVQASMQTASGFNTGMRGLQDYSITSLEMLSVLSNTQVLFAHVFGLIFSLWLLQRIFRKN; via the coding sequence ATGGCAGATCAACGAGACTTTAAATTGCTTTCTTTAGGAATGAGAAGAATTGGTTGGATTCGTTTTTGGATTCAAACAATTTTAGGTGTTGTAGTAGTAGGTGTTCTTTTATTCAATAATGCAGCTAGCTTAGCTAAAGAATCAGAGAGCAGGCTGGGTCTTGCACCAGGTTTATCTCTGACGACATTATCCTTTATCTTATTGCTATTTAGTCTTTGGCAAGGTTGGTTGATCGTAAAGACAGGTCGAGCCCTAGATAGTGAGGCTCGACCAAGTAGAGGAGAAACAAGCCGCTTGCTTAAAAGAGGATTGATTGCAGATTTATTGGGCTTAGTTTTCGCTTCAATTGGTTATCAATCATTAGCAGGTGCTTTGTTTGTTCAAGCATCAATGCAAACAGCTAGCGGCTTTAATACTGGAATGAGAGGGCTGCAAGATTATTCGATTACATCTCTGGAAATGCTCTCTGTTTTAAGCAATACACAAGTACTATTTGCTCATGTTTTTGGTTTGATTTTTTCTTTATGGTTATTGCAAAGGATTTTTAGGAAAAACTAG
- a CDS encoding bifunctional riboflavin kinase/FAD synthetase, with amino-acid sequence MPPKRKTCTFILIPLCAPENAKLPTALALGSFDGLHLGHKKVIKAILKEPIGVPTVVSFWPHPREVLFGESRLRLDLPNEKRFLLEPLGIEQLVLVPFNKTLASKSAETFVDEILVKTLHAKHIAVGENFRFGRNREGDVSTLKNIGSSLGIKISIIPILEDNHGRLSSSRVRKALNDGDLKHAKYLLKRPYTFRGTVEKGRGLGKKIGWPTANLKIDGRKFLPSLGVYAAWASIANKKERFLAVMNMGPQPTIDPNSLSAVEVHLLDKEINLLGQELIIEPVQRIRLQKKFENIEALSKQISLDAILAKETLIKSSKSK; translated from the coding sequence TTGCCACCAAAGCGCAAAACTTGCACGTTTATCTTGATTCCTCTCTGTGCTCCTGAAAATGCAAAACTACCTACAGCATTGGCTTTAGGTAGTTTTGACGGCCTTCACTTAGGTCATAAAAAAGTAATAAAAGCTATCTTAAAAGAACCAATTGGTGTGCCAACAGTTGTAAGTTTCTGGCCTCATCCCCGCGAGGTTCTCTTTGGGGAATCAAGACTAAGATTAGATTTACCAAATGAAAAAAGATTCCTGCTAGAGCCACTTGGAATAGAACAATTAGTTTTAGTGCCATTTAATAAAACTCTTGCTTCTAAAAGTGCTGAGACATTTGTAGATGAAATCCTAGTAAAAACACTTCACGCCAAACACATAGCAGTGGGAGAGAATTTTAGGTTTGGACGTAATAGAGAAGGTGATGTTTCTACGTTAAAAAACATAGGTTCATCTCTAGGAATAAAAATTTCTATTATTCCTATTCTTGAAGACAATCATGGTCGACTTAGCAGTAGCAGAGTAAGAAAAGCACTCAACGATGGTGATTTAAAACATGCAAAATATCTATTGAAGCGTCCTTACACCTTTCGAGGGACGGTGGAGAAAGGTAGAGGTCTAGGTAAAAAAATTGGATGGCCAACTGCAAATCTGAAGATAGATGGGCGAAAATTTCTTCCATCATTGGGTGTTTATGCCGCCTGGGCTTCCATCGCAAACAAAAAAGAACGTTTCTTAGCAGTCATGAATATGGGCCCTCAGCCAACTATTGATCCAAATTCCTTATCAGCAGTAGAAGTTCACCTTTTGGACAAAGAAATAAACCTATTAGGACAGGAATTAATTATTGAACCTGTGCAGAGAATTAGACTTCAAAAAAAGTTTGAAAACATTGAGGCACTTAGCAAACAAATAAGTTTAGATGCAATTTTGGCAAAAGAGACATTGATAAAATCCTCTAAATCTAAGTAA
- a CDS encoding thiamine phosphate synthase has protein sequence MKSMPVTPPSDNRIAQLIDANLDRAREGLRVMEDWCRFGLKRSDFSIQIKDWRQQLGVNHHNIYRKARLTSNDPAMGVSHPFQKVRSTPEALFIANSSRVQEALRVIEEFTRITDPKLCEIATKIRYKAYEIEIKVLNATEGINRKKTLKGCSIYLITTNRKNLESIVLQALKAGVKIVQYREKFLHDDEKISQAKCLASLCKKFNSLFIVNDRIDIALAVDADGVHLGQEDIPTKIARELLGNEKIIGRSTHCLKDIKNAEEEGCDYIGIGPIFPSETKKKLNPIGIDSLIKGLSETLLPAFAIGGINSSNINKLNQINNLRIAVSDVIINSNDPYSKTGELLKSLT, from the coding sequence ATGAAATCAATGCCTGTCACCCCTCCATCTGATAATCGTATTGCTCAATTAATTGACGCAAATCTTGATCGCGCTAGAGAAGGCCTTCGAGTTATGGAAGATTGGTGCAGATTTGGTCTAAAAAGGAGTGATTTTTCGATTCAAATCAAAGATTGGAGGCAACAATTAGGAGTAAATCACCACAACATTTATCGAAAAGCAAGGCTTACATCCAACGACCCAGCCATGGGAGTTTCACATCCTTTCCAAAAAGTCAGATCAACCCCAGAAGCTTTATTTATTGCCAACTCATCCAGAGTTCAAGAAGCCCTAAGAGTAATAGAAGAATTTACTCGAATAACAGATCCGAAGCTTTGCGAAATAGCTACCAAAATTAGATACAAAGCTTATGAGATAGAGATAAAAGTTCTTAACGCGACAGAAGGTATAAATAGAAAGAAAACCTTAAAAGGTTGCTCCATATATTTAATAACAACAAATAGGAAAAACCTCGAAAGTATTGTTCTTCAGGCTCTAAAAGCTGGTGTAAAAATAGTTCAATATAGAGAAAAGTTTTTACATGACGATGAAAAGATTTCTCAGGCAAAATGTTTAGCCTCTCTTTGTAAAAAATTTAATTCACTTTTTATAGTCAATGACCGTATAGATATAGCACTTGCTGTTGACGCCGATGGGGTTCATTTAGGACAAGAAGATATTCCAACAAAAATCGCTAGAGAGCTCCTAGGCAATGAAAAGATCATTGGCCGAAGTACACACTGCCTGAAAGACATAAAAAATGCCGAAGAGGAAGGCTGTGATTATATAGGCATAGGACCAATATTCCCCTCTGAAACAAAAAAGAAACTAAATCCAATCGGAATTGACTCCCTTATTAAGGGATTAAGTGAAACACTTCTACCAGCTTTTGCTATTGGGGGAATCAATAGCTCAAATATCAACAAATTAAACCAGATCAATAATCTACGCATAGCTGTTTCAGATGTAATCATTAATTCAAATGATCCTTATTCAAAAACTGGAGAGCTTCTCAAATCACTAACATGA
- the thiS gene encoding sulfur carrier protein ThiS — MKLKINGEIKTIDHSNEEFIMEDLLEHLGYKPQLVVVELNGEIISPTVWINTKIKNGDCLEVVTIVGGGSYS; from the coding sequence ATGAAATTAAAAATTAACGGCGAAATTAAAACCATCGACCATTCTAATGAAGAATTTATTATGGAAGATCTACTTGAGCACTTAGGCTATAAACCTCAATTAGTTGTAGTTGAGTTAAATGGTGAAATTATTAGCCCCACAGTTTGGATAAATACAAAAATAAAAAATGGCGATTGCCTAGAAGTCGTGACAATTGTTGGTGGGGGTTCCTACAGTTAA
- a CDS encoding DUF1517 domain-containing protein, whose product MFKFTSLNWSKRKRFFSFLVISSIISSFLFINPNLASAASGGRIGGGSFQAPSSPRSQNYGGYGGNNFRGYGSGYRGGGIGFPFLLPIFGFGGGGIFGFLILMSIVGVIVNSFKNSSNFSNSSNNSIVSQSTNPSKVSLIQFQIGLLASAKEIQVKLRELASSSNTSTSSGLQRVLQDTTLALLRKPELWVYSNIETGSVPFASAESTFNRISITERSKLKAELTSNYSGQISTSTNNESNPGESDSTNEYIAVTILVAIKKDLRLNNSANNEQITESLRLLGSISSNDLIALEVIWQPDGEGETLREEELITQYPNLKHL is encoded by the coding sequence GTGTTCAAATTTACTTCCCTTAACTGGTCTAAAAGAAAAAGATTTTTTTCTTTTCTTGTGATTTCATCAATAATTTCATCTTTTTTATTTATTAATCCAAACCTTGCGTCAGCTGCCAGTGGAGGACGCATAGGTGGAGGGAGTTTTCAGGCACCTTCTTCACCACGAAGCCAAAATTACGGAGGCTATGGAGGTAATAACTTTCGAGGCTATGGAAGTGGATACAGAGGCGGTGGTATTGGTTTTCCTTTCTTATTACCAATATTTGGCTTTGGTGGTGGAGGAATTTTTGGTTTTTTAATACTTATGTCAATTGTTGGTGTGATTGTTAATTCATTTAAAAACTCTTCAAATTTTTCCAATTCAAGCAATAACTCAATAGTTTCTCAATCAACAAACCCATCAAAAGTTTCTTTAATACAGTTTCAAATTGGCTTACTAGCAAGTGCAAAAGAAATTCAAGTGAAGCTTAGAGAGCTTGCTTCCTCTTCAAATACCTCAACTTCATCTGGTCTTCAAAGAGTTCTTCAAGACACAACACTCGCTTTACTAAGGAAGCCTGAATTATGGGTCTATTCAAATATAGAAACAGGCTCTGTTCCTTTTGCCTCCGCAGAATCAACATTTAATCGAATCTCAATAACTGAAAGAAGCAAATTAAAAGCTGAACTCACATCAAACTATTCCGGTCAAATATCTACATCAACAAATAATGAATCAAATCCTGGTGAATCAGATTCAACAAATGAATACATCGCGGTTACGATTTTAGTCGCGATAAAAAAGGATTTAAGACTAAACAACTCCGCAAATAACGAACAAATCACAGAGTCATTAAGACTCTTAGGATCAATATCATCAAACGACCTAATCGCGTTAGAAGTTATCTGGCAGCCTGACGGAGAAGGAGAGACTTTGAGAGAGGAAGAGCTAATAACTCAGTACCCAAATCTTAAACATTTATAA
- the larB gene encoding nickel pincer cofactor biosynthesis protein LarB: protein MNQSIIDFQRRSRIGVIEAIWGQHKTIEQISEILKKYQLESETALVTRLSKEKGEKLLIEFPSAEFHEISGCLTMGKFKECTSSEEEVIILTGGTSDVGVASEAEIALNLHGIKTKLLIDIGVAGLHRLLDRLEEIKSAKVVIACAGMEGALPTVLAGLIPQPIIGLPVSVGYGISGGGKTAMEGMLASCAPGLLVVNIDNGYGAAMAAIRILFA from the coding sequence ATGAATCAATCAATTATTGATTTTCAGAGACGAAGTCGAATAGGTGTAATTGAGGCTATATGGGGGCAGCATAAAACAATTGAACAAATTTCTGAAATATTGAAAAAATATCAACTTGAATCTGAAACTGCTTTGGTGACAAGACTTTCAAAAGAAAAAGGAGAAAAACTTTTAATTGAATTTCCTTCTGCAGAATTTCATGAAATATCTGGTTGTTTAACTATGGGGAAGTTTAAGGAATGTACTTCTTCCGAGGAAGAAGTAATTATTTTGACTGGAGGAACAAGTGATGTAGGAGTGGCCTCGGAAGCAGAAATAGCTTTGAATCTGCATGGAATAAAAACTAAATTGTTAATTGATATTGGTGTCGCTGGACTTCACAGGCTTCTAGATCGGCTGGAAGAAATAAAATCAGCAAAAGTAGTTATTGCATGTGCCGGCATGGAGGGAGCTTTGCCTACGGTACTCGCTGGATTAATTCCTCAGCCCATTATTGGACTTCCCGTTTCAGTTGGATATGGGATTAGTGGTGGTGGCAAAACGGCTATGGAAGGAATGCTAGCAAGTTGTGCTCCAGGATTATTAGTAGTGAATATTGATAATGGTTATGGTGCCGCAATGGCTGCTATTAGAATTTTATTTGCCTAA
- a CDS encoding TIGR03792 family protein, which produces MKTSRNKNFIEKIFRFLFVGLITISTIFGNVKNIQAESFLKVNFPKESIVEHLKLDVPKKFKNAWLKAEHGSWEPWLLKQNGFLGRQLFWDPNVEEATLLIGWESRAVWKSISQTEINLVQQNFEKIARKETGETSGNPFPLIFEGELNPE; this is translated from the coding sequence ATGAAAACAAGTAGAAATAAAAATTTTATTGAAAAAATATTTAGGTTTTTATTTGTTGGTTTGATTACTATTTCTACTATTTTTGGAAACGTGAAAAATATTCAAGCTGAGTCTTTTTTGAAAGTGAATTTTCCAAAGGAATCTATTGTTGAGCATCTTAAACTTGATGTCCCGAAAAAATTTAAAAATGCTTGGTTAAAAGCCGAACATGGAAGCTGGGAGCCATGGTTGTTGAAACAAAATGGTTTTTTAGGACGCCAACTTTTTTGGGATCCTAATGTTGAGGAAGCGACCTTATTGATTGGTTGGGAGTCAAGAGCAGTTTGGAAAAGCATTTCTCAGACAGAAATAAATCTTGTTCAGCAGAATTTCGAAAAGATTGCCAGAAAGGAAACAGGAGAAACCAGTGGAAATCCTTTCCCATTGATTTTTGAAGGGGAATTAAATCCAGAGTAA
- the trmD gene encoding tRNA (guanosine(37)-N1)-methyltransferase TrmD, with protein sequence MSKLRFDVVSLFPEAFKNFFNHGLIKKAFEEKIASIHIHNPRDYAIDNYRKVDDEPYGGGAGMVLKPEPYFSIFDQIPKLNKKKVLLMTPQGRKISQSDFFRWSKEDQLILICGSYEGFDERIRTLADEEISIGDFVLTGGEIPAITLINGVVRLLPGTLGSAESLDEESHNEFLLEHPQYTRPSEFKGMKVPDVLLSGNHKLIKEWRQKQREIRTQSRRPDLFELWKLDQLSFDKRGSLLKTEVSLRIGNGYDMHRLVPDRPLILGGIKLNHPEGLGLDGHSDADVLTHAIMDAILGALSLGDIGKYFPPDDPKWKNADSLILLEHVVELIEKKGWQIQNIDSVVVAERPKLKPYIDLMKEKISKKIGVDIDDVGVKATTNEKLGAEGREEGICCHAVVLMKRNENK encoded by the coding sequence ATGAGTAAATTGAGGTTTGATGTAGTAAGCCTTTTCCCAGAGGCATTTAAAAATTTTTTTAATCATGGACTTATAAAAAAGGCATTTGAAGAGAAGATTGCATCAATTCATATACACAATCCTCGTGACTATGCAATAGATAATTATCGAAAAGTTGATGATGAACCATATGGCGGGGGCGCTGGAATGGTCTTGAAGCCAGAACCTTATTTTTCGATATTTGATCAAATTCCAAAGCTCAATAAAAAAAAGGTACTGTTGATGACTCCACAAGGGAGAAAAATATCCCAATCTGATTTTTTTAGGTGGTCAAAAGAAGATCAACTCATATTGATATGTGGTAGCTATGAGGGGTTTGATGAGAGGATTCGGACTCTAGCTGATGAAGAAATTTCAATTGGAGACTTTGTTCTTACAGGTGGAGAAATTCCTGCAATAACTTTGATTAATGGAGTAGTTCGTCTTTTGCCTGGAACATTAGGTAGTGCCGAATCATTAGACGAAGAAAGTCATAATGAGTTCCTATTAGAACATCCGCAATACACTCGACCCTCAGAGTTCAAAGGTATGAAAGTTCCTGATGTCTTATTAAGTGGTAACCATAAATTAATTAAAGAATGGAGGCAGAAGCAAAGAGAAATCAGAACGCAGTCCCGCAGACCCGATTTGTTCGAACTTTGGAAGCTCGACCAATTATCATTCGATAAAAGAGGTTCATTATTGAAAACTGAAGTGAGCTTACGAATAGGCAACGGTTATGACATGCACAGATTGGTTCCTGACCGCCCTTTGATACTTGGAGGGATTAAGTTAAACCATCCTGAAGGTTTAGGTCTTGATGGACATAGTGATGCAGATGTTCTTACTCATGCAATTATGGATGCCATTTTAGGGGCATTATCTTTGGGAGATATTGGAAAGTATTTCCCTCCAGATGACCCTAAATGGAAAAATGCAGATAGCTTGATTCTTCTTGAACATGTAGTGGAATTAATTGAAAAGAAAGGTTGGCAAATCCAAAATATTGATTCAGTTGTTGTAGCTGAAAGGCCAAAATTAAAACCTTATATTGACCTGATGAAGGAGAAAATATCTAAGAAAATAGGAGTTGATATCGATGATGTAGGAGTTAAAGCAACTACAAATGAGAAATTAGGTGCTGAAGGGAGAGAGGAAGGTATATGTTGTCATGCAGTTGTTTTGATGAAAAGAAATGAAAACAAGTAG